The Paenibacillus polymyxa M1 DNA segment AAAAGGCTCAATTCGCTCTTTCCAGATTGTTTTGATATCACCAAAATCCAGCGTTAGACCTGTTTCTCCCGGTATTCCGCTTATGCCAAATACGACGATATAAGTATGTCCGTGCAGATTTTTGCATTTGCCTTCGTAACAGTGCAAATGGTGTGCTGCATCGAACGTAAATTGTTTGCTAACAAGTACACGCTTGCGGTGATAACGCAGCTGAGAACGCTCAATGTCTGTCCCGAACTGCTGGAGCTTGTCGACAATGCGAAAGGTACCTGGCTCACGCATGACCTTCAACTCCTTGGGAGGAAGCTCCGCGCACTGCGAGATACTGCTCGAGTCCGGCACGACGGAGATTGCAAGCAGGACATTCGCCACAGCCATCGCCAATGATGCCGTTATAGCACGTTAGTGTACGGGTTCTTACAAATTCAAAAGCTTTCAGCTCATCGGCCATTTGCCAGGTTTCGGCCTTGTTCAACCACATGAGCGGGGTATGAATCACAAAGGGATAGTCCATCGAAAGGTTCAGTGTGACGTTCAGCGATTTAATAAAGGAATCCCGGCAATCGGGATAGCCGCTGAAATCTGTCTCGCAAACGCCTGTAATGATATGGCGCGCTCCTTTTTGCTTGGCGAGAACTGCTGCGAAGCTCAGGAACAATAGATTACGACCGTCAACAAATGTGCTAGGCAGTTCGCCTTCCTCTTGAGTAATGTCAATGTCGGTGCGTGTGAGGGCATTCGGGGCAAGTTGGTTGAGCAGGCTCATATCCAGTACCGTTTGCGGAACACCCAGCTCGCTGGCGATTCCGGCGGCAACTTCGATTTCCTGCTTGTGGCGTTGACCGTAATCGAACGTCACAGTTTCTACTTCGGCAAAATGTTTTTTTGCCCAAAATAAACAGGTTGTACTGTCTTGGCCGCCGCTGAATACGACGACTGCTTTTTCGTTTGTAA contains these protein-coding regions:
- the queD gene encoding 6-carboxytetrahydropterin synthase QueD; translation: MREPGTFRIVDKLQQFGTDIERSQLRYHRKRVLVSKQFTFDAAHHLHCYEGKCKNLHGHTYIVVFGISGIPGETGLTLDFGDIKTIWKERIEPFLDHRYLNETLPPMNTTAENMVVWIFEQMESALTSDAYCNRVEGGRTEFVRLFETPTSYAEFRREWMFDE
- the queC gene encoding 7-cyano-7-deazaguanine synthase QueC, which gives rise to MFTNEKAVVVFSGGQDSTTCLFWAKKHFAEVETVTFDYGQRHKQEIEVAAGIASELGVPQTVLDMSLLNQLAPNALTRTDIDITQEEGELPSTFVDGRNLLFLSFAAVLAKQKGARHIITGVCETDFSGYPDCRDSFIKSLNVTLNLSMDYPFVIHTPLMWLNKAETWQMADELKAFEFVRTRTLTCYNGIIGDGCGECPACNLRRAGLEQYLAVRGASSQGVEGHA